The DNA region GCCGCATACCTTACACATGCTCTCCTCCTATTCCACGTCGAGTTCCTTGACCCGCATCTCGTTGCCGCCGGTCACCTGCAACTGATGGCTGCCGCAGTTCGGGCAGGTGTCGTACAGCGCCTGCACTTGGACGGTTTCCGCACACTGCAGGCACCAGGCCTGCCCCGGGGTCTCGATGATCTCCAGCTTCGCATCCTGGGCGACGCTGTCGCGCACCACTGCATCGAAACAGAAGCGCATCGCCTCGACCTCCACGCCCGCCAGCTGTCCGATCTCCAGCCATACCGTCCTGACGCGGCTGAAGTTTTGCGCGTGCGCTGCATCCTCGATGATCTGCAGCACCCCTTCCGCCAGCGACATCTCATGCATCCAGCACCTCGATTTCGTATGCCACGCAGGGATCGAGCGACAAGGCGGCGATCTGCACCGCCTGCTGCAATCGTCCCCTGTCGCGCGCGGCCAGTCCGCGCATGTCCTGGGCAAAAGCACCGTCCGGATGGAAGTTCCATTCCGTCGGCGCGACGATGGCGTAGCCTGCCACCTTCTCCGCCGCCAGCCGCACATGGTGCATCAGCAGCCCGCGCGCGGTGCGCACCACGGCGACTCCTTCGCCCGGCGCCGGGCTGGCCGCATCGAGCCGCGGCGCGGCCTGGCCGCCTGCCATCTCGACCACATCGATGACCCTGGCGAGCAACCTCGCCAGCACCCTCGATCCGCTGCCTCGCCACACCTCTTGCAACATCGGGTCGGCGGCATGGTAGCTCCATGCACCGGCTTCCGCCGCCGCGCCCTGCCAGTCGGGCCGCGCCGAAAAATCCGCATCCCATCTTCCGGCGCAGGCCTGCTGCGCCTCTGCCGCCGTCCACAACGGCAGCAGCCTGGTCTCGTCCGTACCGTGGC from Sideroxyarcus emersonii includes:
- the hypA gene encoding hydrogenase maturation nickel metallochaperone HypA; its protein translation is MHEMSLAEGVLQIIEDAAHAQNFSRVRTVWLEIGQLAGVEVEAMRFCFDAVVRDSVAQDAKLEIIETPGQAWCLQCAETVQVQALYDTCPNCGSHQLQVTGGNEMRVKELDVE
- a CDS encoding nickel-dependent hydrogenase large subunit; amino-acid sequence: MADIGKLVLGVIWDGATVRATAIRSSRPMAAQLLPGKTPAQVLHIVPLLFSVCGKAQGAASHAALQAARQQPWPEAAQAEQAILCEAMQEHLWRMLLDWPKLLGMAPQEQRFAAWYALLRQVAAGEIGMEVFRREFERDGLGMPMAEWRGMVGYPELRTWWRKADSPVAQLLSALDECDGHGTDETRLLPLWTAAEAQQACAGRWDADFSARPDWQGAAAEAGAWSYHAADPMLQEVWRGSGSRVLARLLARVIDVVEMAGGQAAPRLDAASPAPGEGVAVVRTARGLLMHHVRLAAEKVAGYAIVAPTEWNFHPDGAFAQDMRGLAARDRGRLQQAVQIAALSLDPCVAYEIEVLDA